The Sciurus carolinensis chromosome 18, mSciCar1.2, whole genome shotgun sequence region GCAGTTACTGTCATTTGGCTAGTTGCTTCCTGTCCCTTGCCAAGGGGATGTGCTCTTTGggtctcttctccctctcccattcTAGCCCCTTTGCAAATGACAGAAAGCCCAACCCATTCCCTTTTAACCAAAGAGTGAAGAAGAGGATTTATGGGCCCCACACATAGCTGGATAGACTCCGGATTGGGGTTCCCTCCATCCTTCGACTGTTTTGCTTTGCTGATGCTGTCCTCAGAAAGGCTCAGGTCTTATTGCTGAAAACTGCCTTCCACCATCGGCTGGTGGCGACCGATTCAGATCCAGGGAAAGAGCCACAGACTTCCTCCTGGCTCTCCTAGCAAGGGCCTTAAGGATCATTAGCACTGCACTAGTTTGGGTAGCGTGTGACTGGGCGGTCCACGCTGGGGACCGTGGTGGGGTGCCTGGAGCCCCATCTCATGCACTCAGTGAGAGGGAGATTCCCCAGCTGAAAAGCAGACGCCCCAGCCCTTGATCACACCCCGTGCTGCTGGCACAGCTGAGCCCCTGCATTTTGGAGTTAGCAGGAAAGTGTTGCAGTTGAAGACCTTTGATGTCATGTGCTGCGTGTCAGACCCAGGCTGGATCCTGGCTGTCGTGGGGTGCCTGTTTGAACCATGGGCAGCAGGGTCTACGCTTTTCATCCACCACCTGCCCCAGATCGACCCCAAGGTCATTGTATAGGTAAGAAAACCAACCTTCCAGTATCAGAAACTCCAGAAGAAACCCATGTTTCCAGGTCAAAATCTGGACTCTGCTCAGAAATACTAAGCAAAGTTCATGGTCATAAGAGAACCCTGGTTCTGGGATCCTCACAGGGTGGAGCACTGAACCAGAGTCACTAGGTCAGATTGACATCAAAATGTAACCTGGGGCTGGGTGCTGTGgggcctgcctgtaatcccagtggctcgggaggctgaggcaggaggatcatgagttccaaccagcctcagaaacagtgaggcaccaagcaaatcggtgagaccttgtctctaaataaaatacaaaaaatggttgaggatgtggctcagtgggtgagtgccactgagttcaaaccctggaaTTCCTCTGTCCCCCAAAAAATGTAACCTGGAAGAGAGCCCTTATTTTTGGGTCATTTCCCAGACCTGTGGATGAGACATTATGGGTGTGAGACCACAGAATatgtattttgagaaataaaagcaaccaCAGTCATCCCAAGATTCCTGAATCTTCCATCCTTGCTGTGCTGGGGCCAAGTAGctggtgtgagtgtgtgagtgtgtgtgtgtgtatgtgtgtgtgtgtgttacggAAGTGATAATTATCAATCAGTCTTGTTAAATTAAAGCATGATCCAGAGACCCAAGAGAAACATTCTGTGAGCCTTGCATCTTTGTTAGTTTATTCAAATGCTTTATTATGAAATGGCAAACATACAGAAAGTTTGCACAAGATGGAAATCTATAGCGAAATCAACACCTGAAAAGAAAACACCTGTGTAGCACTCACCCAAATCACAGAATAGAACCTTGCCAGCACCCCAGAGGCATCCAcctgcctcctcttccccctAAAGGGAATCGATATCAATCTGTTTGGCATTCACTTCCTTCTGTAATCTAGCTACAGTGGTTTACATATGAGATGTACCCCAATCGCTCATGGGTGAGATactgcaagaaagcttagaggtgaaaggattggattatgagagatttaacttaatcagtgcactAATTctttgatatggattaactggatgggaGCTGTAGGCAGGTAgcctgtgactggaggaggtcgGTCCCTggtgtgtgactttggggtgtaTAGTTTCCATTTGTTGAGTAGTACCCTCTGCTTCGTGGTACCATGTTCCCAGCTGTTTCCCTCcgccacatccttctgccatgatgttctgcctcacctccagtcctgaggaatggagtcagctgactgtGAACTGTGACTTCTGAAAACAGGtgcccccaaataaagttttcctcctaaaatagttcttctcaggtcttttgatcacagcactTGAagtagctgactaaaacaaatactaAGAAAATATTCCTGAGCAAAAATTCTATTTTACATGATTTTGAACTTTAGGTCTGTAATTGTACATCATTCTCTGATACCTTGCTTCTTTCTTCAACCTTGTTTCTAAGTTGGGCCGTGTTATTGCATATTGCtatagttaattttaattttgcaattttCTTCTATCGGTCCTACCATCAGTGGAGATGTGCGTAGTTTTCACATAGGGACTCTTGATAATCAATGCTCAATGAGCTCTGGCACATGCACCATGGTGAccaaacatttctgaaaaatttttcttGGAGAAGAATTAGCAGGTCACACTGACACTACTGCCCCATATTCCAAATGTAAGAAAACCCACACAAACCACACccgacacgggaaatcacataagggagattattaagcaaacagagtgtctccctgcagggtaagagagaaaatgagaggaaaagagaggaaaagagaaagggcgcacacTAAAGAgtggaaaagggaggaggagaaagaaagtgagtcagggggagagaaagggtgagaaaagatggcggggtagctactgtgaagcagttgaattccactgggctaacaggggaccaataatggagaaggatacttgcaagctgactgatgaaccaatagctagctaggatgttcacagactgagaGTAGTTTGGAGGCAGAGaaaatggctgcagcggaaagggtggggagagcagctttcagactgacaagctaggttgtgatgcaatggaaaggacgggggagcagctttgtataaCACCAAATATTAAACCAATTTATGTTGCCAGAGAAATGTAGGAGAGATTCCATTGTTCCACATCCTTGAAAAACGAGTTATTATCGAAGTTAACTTTAGCCAGTCTGAGGAATGCAAAGCACTTTTAATTTTGCAAGTCCCTGTATTTGATGGTTAATTTTTAGCTAACTGGAAATCTGCAGTGTGAACCCGAGGGGCATTTGTCTATCTTTTAGACTCTGAAATTGAAATGGATATTTCAAAAATGATAGTTAACATATTCTGGACATGAGAGTTAAATTGTCAAGGAGCTTACTGACGACCCTTCTAAAGCGAGCTGAATTACACTTGATTTTATTCATCAAGCCTTGGTCCACCTGAATTCTGTTTCACTGAATTTCAAAGTTCATGCATATCAGTTAATTTTTGCAATATTCCTCAGACGGGCCTTTGTTCAAAGCCAATACCATTTCATCAGTGCAAAATGAACCACTCCACCTGAAACTCTGCTCACTTCTGTCCCTTGGGCAAAGCCCCAGAGGAGGAAGACTCTCAGTGGAGAGGCCCGGTTCCTCTCTGCCCGCGGTGTCAGGGGAGGGAATGAGAGTGGAGAGTGGTGCAGGTGCTCCACCTTCACCCCCAGGAGCTGGCCGGGCACCGCCCACGCCAGGTGGGGCAGCCTCAATCACTTCCCCTTTTTCTTTGGGGAATCCATTCTTTATTGGGCGATTGTTCTTGTATTCTTTGGAGAACTTCATGGGGAAGGAGAGCTCACATCTCACGATGAGCCTTCACATCAGACGTTTCTGTTCCCTCTCAAAGTCCCTGTCTCTGagcttctgcttttccttctgtttcctgtgatccttctgtctcttcTACACTCAGTCCAATCTTacccaaggccctaagcaaatcatgTCCAACCCCGGACTTCCATTTCTCACCTAGAAATACAAAAACCCTTCAGTCAGGAAACCCAGCCCTCGCTGAAGACAGCAAGGTGTCCTCTCCCCCTAGCGCGTCCCTCGGGTCATGTCCACACCCGCAGCTGCATGGAATGCTTCCCTAAAGTGAATTCCAGTGAACGCAGCTTCCTCCCTCCCCGAGTGCAAACTGAATCTGAATTTCCCTGATTAAGCAGGAGCTCAGGACCAGCCACCCATCTCATGCCAGGAGAGTTCTCAGGGGCTGACAGGAAGGGAGAGGCCTCCACTTGGCCTTGACCTCACTACAAGGACCAGAGGCTAAACAGGAAAGTCAGGAAGTAGGAGGAGGGATGACCCAGGTGACACAGCTGTCACCTCCTagggccctgggcctggggcagcGTGTTCAAGCTGACTCTGCTGCCTTCCGCTAGCCTCAGGTTCCCCACCCTGGAGCACTGCAGTACTGGCGGGGAGGCCCTGCTGCCCGAGGAGCATGAGCAGTGGAGGCAGCGGACGGACCTGTTGCTCCATGAGCTCTATGGACAGTCAGAAACGGTAGGCGGGCAGGGCCCCAGGGCCATTTGGGTGTGCTTGGCCACTGAGCTTTGGAGGCTGCCGGTGCTACGGAGTGTCAGGCTCAGGCCCCGCTGAGTGCCCAGCGTTGCTCAGAGCCAACAGGAGGCTCCAGGGTTCAAAGCTACTTTGCCTCGAGTCAATTGACAGAGGATCGTTCACAGCTGAAAACACATCGAGGGACCACCATGCTGCAAACTGATGGGCCAAGCCTTAGAAAGGGATCTAAGGACATTTGTCCCTGTGCCTGTGTTGATCAGCTCAGGAACCCAGGAGGGCGGTGGGTTAGGAGGGCCTCTCCACCAACATGGAGACCACCGCCAGGAGGTCCTGCAACTCCACCATCTGTCCCTTCCCAGGTGGCCACATGCAGAGGCAGAGGGAGCCGACTCCAGGTCCTCTTTGGGTGGTTAGGGTGACACAGCTTTGACTGTGGAAAGCTACATGTGTGGATGCGGGACTGGAGACTCTGTGGAGACTAAGCACAAACACACTGGGTGTGAGCCTCGTGTGTCACTGGGCACCCACCAGTGGGTGGGATCATTTGTGGTTTTGTGCAACCTTGGCCCTCCAAGGCTTCATCAGCGACAGTGGGGTTGGCTGCCCCTCTTCCCTCACATTCCTGATCCATTCCTGATGCTGCATGAACCCGTTATCCCTCCAGTTAACGGAGAGATGACTCCATCTCAGGCCCTGTGACAAACTGGAAAACAAGTTCCTTCCTACCAATTCAACGTATCTGTctgactcttttttctttcctcttggaaggaaaaaattactTGATCGGTTGTTTCCCAAACCTAAAAAGGAAAAGCTAAGACTCTGGGCCTGAAGAGTAGCTCACAGCTTCTGCCTGGACATGGGGAGGGTGAGAGAGGACGACAGGCTTCGTCCACGACCTCAGTCCCTTTGCATCCAGCGTTGGCCACAATAGCTGGTGGCTCTTCCTCCCAGCACTGCCCCCACCCACACAGCGGGTCCACACAGCTGCAGTGCGGGCAGTGCCAGGCTGTGGAGAAAGAGCTTCCCTCCTCTGCCAGGAGCTCAGCCCCAGGTGCGggtcccagccctgcccaggacaGGCTTCAGGACCATGCCCCTGGCCTTCCACCATCTGAGTCTGTCTCCCCCCTCAGGAATGGCCATCGTAATGGCTGGCTTGCCAGACTGCAATCGGGTGAAGGGAGTGTGCCCAGCGCTGGTCACAGTGCCCAGCCCCAGCACAGGCTCACCCCTTTGCTTCTCTCTTGACCCCTCACTGGCCGCTGTCAACCTCACACCTAGGACAGAGCCAGTCCATGCCGGGGTCGCTGAGCAGAGTCTGGTCAGAGCCCTGAGCACGGAGTCTGGACTCCTGACTTCCCGACAAGGGCTCCTTGTGCAGCATTGATTGGCATCTGTGCAGGCGGGCGGGGGCCTGGGCCGTGTTGTGTGAATTCTGCTGCTTTGTGACTGGCCTGGCCTCTTCAGCTGTCCTCAGTCCTCTCTCTTGTGAACAGGGAGTGACTTACGGAGTCTCCCGGGGAATGAGCATCAAGCTGGGCTCCATGGGGAAGGCCATCTCGCCCTTCGACATCCAGGTCTGGTCCTCAGGTCTCTGGCAGGGCACAGTGAGGTCCCAGCTGGCGTTGGACCCTCGTGTGACAGCAGGTGGCATAACCAGCCCTGCTTCCCTACCCAGTATCCCCTGCTTGCCCTCCCTGTTTCCGTTCCATTTCCCATGGAGGCCTCAGATGAGAACTGCACTAAGCATTAGAATGTCTGCAAAGCGCTTGTTCCTAGGAGGACTGAAAAGAGACCAGTTTCTCTCATGGTTGAATCTGCTGGGTGAAATGGGGTGTACAGTATGTTTGGGTGTCTGAGAATCATCCATTCCAAGGGAATTTTGGACACATCCCACActgggaattttctttcttcaggtgGGTCTTGAAGGAAGGTCTTGAAGGGTCTTTTTCTGCCTCACCATACAGTGTACCCAAACCCATTGTGGCCATGGCAGCTCAAAATCTGTGCTAGAAATCCTGTCTCTTTTATCTCTATGCACATTTACTGTAAGCTGGAAACACTCTGTCATTGCATTATATAGAAAAccaatgcatattatttttttaattactattaaaatgtttaataatatttgcttatgataaaaaaaaatcaaccaatacCCCCAAAGGATAAggacagaaattttaaaactcttttttattttttatttatttatttatttttttataattacatatttaatacaTCTTGCTTTTAACGGCAATTTTCAAAGTAAACACATCATAGGCCTTATAACTTATTAAAGATTTTATAATGCTTACAAAGTTGAttctaaaaatatactttatttgttctaagtgAATAACATTATCTGGAAGATAGAATAATAAATTATAGTAGTATGTTTACCACCACTATAGTTAAGCTTGTGTACACATACTCAACATGAAATCCTCCTAGGATTTTCACACTTTCAGCCTGAAAACATAAAAGCAGAATATAGTTTGGCATACAAGATCACAGTCTGATAGCAAttgttttaaaaccaaaaatttaaaaatatccactTGACATTTGAGGAAAGCAAgagcacatgcacatacatatttaCTCTTACACTCTCACTCATTCACATACACTCACCAGAATACTCAGAAGTTTTTGCCCTTGTGTATCAGACAATTGTCaacaatttcaaaatgaaaaattgggggaaaaatgtTAGGTAAGAATATGTTTAAACCATACTTTAAATGGTTCTAGAAGTTAAAAAGATATGCCCCAAACTGTTATCAAGATCTCTAATATGCACAGAATGCCATCTGAATACATTCTTCAACAAATTTGAACTATTTGCTCACTAGCAGACATgaatacataagaaaatatatgcCCATCTATTCCCCAGATTGCATATAAGATTGCAAATCCAGGCATTCCACTGACATGACTAAGCCTAGCTAAAGTGGTTTGCTTTATAGAACCCAATATGGTACAGAacccaaaagaatgagaaacctcattttgatttatttggaGTTTCTAATATGTTGCTTGTGCAAAAGCAGTGAGATTATGTAATGCAAATGACAGCTAATATCACTTTACACCTTGTGGGCACTGCAGAAGGTCATTTTGTAGTCCCCAAACATTTACTTATTCtagttaaattttctaaattttaattacatacattcttcCAAATTTAGACTCAACATGAGCTGATAACCTCACCTGCTCATCACATATACCTCCAGCAAAATctgttaaaacagaaaattactcTGGGTTCTCTCCAGTGATGCAGGTTTGAAATCATTCTATGGAAGTTCACTGAAATCAGATTTATTAAAATACTCAAAATTCCCTGAAACAGCATGAAAATAGAAACTAACCACACACATTGGGGCATGCATAACTCATactgctgtgattaaaaaataaaaaggcacaaTAGCAGGTGAAAGAGAAAACACTAGCTTcccatttgctttttgtttgttttttggctctcctcttatattttatttcactaaatttataaattgttCAAAGCATCCCTATACTTTTTGTGACAATAAGAGAATATTTTGGCACATCTACATTGTGATACAATGTATggtatgtttaaaaattaatttaaaaattccatctatgaatcaacatattttaaaatgtaatacacATACATCTTACAGTTATTTAAGTCAAATACATAAAGGTTTGCAACTGATTTACAGATGAAGCAATCACAGATTGCAGCAATAACGCATGTGTGGATTATCTATACACACTGATCAAGGAAAAAATTGCATCCTGGCAATTTTATAGTCCTTAGTTTGTTGATATATCTATCATTTACATGCCctcttcttgtttttctgtacaaaaagatatatttttgcCATCTTCATTCTTGATGAGATTTTTCTGCAATAACtttacattcatacattgcaAGTTGTCGACCAATATTTCCCATTGTTATGcctccagcaaaaaaaaaaatacatgataacCAAGAACAAACATACAGAAAATCTGGAGATATATATTGATAAACACCATTATAGACTAGCAGTTGAGTGACCACAGTTGCCAAGAAAGCAATTCCTACTCCAAGGCCAAAACCACTTCTAGATCTATCAAAAGTCCACCACAGTCCAATGGATAGTGCAGCCAGTGTGAGAGACAACTGTATGTTGTTATCAAAATCCACTTTAGCGCTGGCATGATTTATACCAACAAAGACAGCTACACACTGCATTACACTGGACCACtctcttttaaatttatgtgGTTCTCCTAGATGCCTGTCAATGCAGGGGTATAATAACCCAATCACAGCTAAAGCTGTGCCACAGCAAGGTGGTACCCACCATGCAGAAGAAAAGATGCTTGCAATCACATCGGGTGGAAAGAGCGTCACATTTCTCTGAATCTGAAGCAAATTTAACACTAATGCAAGAAATACTCCAATAAAAAAATAGGACTACTCCTCGAATCATCAAGTTCACACTCTGGCTAGTGACAGATGAAATATATGGGCCACAATTTTTGGATGCAGGTAACTCCGTCTCTCCTTCCGCCATGGTTTCATAAGTTCAGTAAGCTGTGAGGGTGGAGGGGGTGTCCCAGTTGAAAAGCTCAACTGTTTGTGAATCAAAGCAGATAATGCTTCAACAGTACATCTTGTTCTAAAGCACGACCTACCAGAAATCCCCCTCCTCTGCCATCTTCTGGGACCTGCCCCCGTCCCCCcttaaaactcttttttaaaaaaatttatttatttttatttttacacactgcattttaattccttgtacacaaatggggtacaacttttcgtttctctggttgtacgcaacgtagattcacaccacttgtgtaattatgcctgtacatagggtaatgatgtctgtctcagtccaccatctctcctacccctgcccccttccctacCTCATTTCTCTTTACACCATCCAAAACTactcttttcttctcttattctcctgccttaacccattatgtatcatcatttgcttatctgagaaaacattcagcctttaagCAATGTATTTTAACAATAAAGAAATCACGAGAAACCCTAAAAAACCcaggaaaacaaaatcagagtAATGATACAAAGAGATAAATTTTTCTTAGATGTTACTATCTGCATGAAAAGTCCTAGGACTGGCTTAAAAGTAGAGCATCAGCACAGGAAGTTTGAAGTCAACTGCACAACCCTGAGGTGGGGAGACACCCCAGCCTCTGTGGGGGCAGGGGACATCCACAGTGGGGTGCCAGGGTCATCCAAATTGTAACTTAATCTggacaaaggaaaggaagggaaactgAGTGGAGTCCAGGGCCCTGAAAGGGAAGGCCATTCCTACAGCCCAGGAAGCTGCCCAAAGCCAGTGTCAACTTGCCATGTACTCTTTGTCCCCTGGAGACCCAGCCAGGAGACCTTGGTCAGGTGCCTTGGCCGGAGACTAGCTGTGCTGCTGATCAGCTGTGGGACCCGGGCAGATTTCCTTCTGCACATCAGAGTGATGGTGATTGGGTGCAAAGGCTCTCACAAGGACCAAGGGAAGTGACATATTGGGCATGTGCACAGGGAGCATTGTTAGGGGCCTCTTTCCTGCCAGAACTGGCACCTTGGAAGGCCCACAGTCATTAAAGACAGTCACGATTGCAAGGATGGTTCTCCTTACTGCTCATGCCAAGCACTTCACTTTACAGTCATTGTCTCCCGGGACCCTGAGGTGCCATCTCCAGTTCCCTTGCACAGGTGGGGACGTGGGTCCAGAATGGTCAGGCAGAGCAGAGTATCAGAGGGACCTGGGTTTGGAAGGGGGCATGAGGAGTTGGCGAGACCCCAGCTGGGGAGGCGCCAGAGAGACAAGGGGTCCGGTGCCCAGCTCTGCGTGGGTAAGCCCTGCTCAGAGCAGAGGTGGACTAGGGGCCATGCCCGCAGTCCAGCTCCTCCACCTGCCACCCAAGTCGTTGGTCACTGTGAGGCTGACATCATCTCATATTCCCCATGGCATCCTGATGTGGAGCAGAGGATGTCAGCCCACTGTGGTGCTGGGCAGGGTCCTGGGGgcacttctttcttcctctcctgatCGCTAGCCCTGCTAAGCCCCAGGGAACACCTCCCGCTCCAATCACACCCTGATTCTGGCTTTGTCCTCATCCCCAGGGTCACCCAAGCCTGGCAATTCTCAGGGCCTGGGCATGGCCCCCTGGCAATGCTCTGCACGTGACAGCTGCCCAGCACTCAGTTTGGAACCAAGGAAACACCACATTCTGTGGGTGATCAGGGGGCAGATGATGAACTGCCAGGCCTCTCTGGTTGCCCTGTGCATGGGGGTGTGGCAGTGTGTGTGTCTGGTCACGCAGATCTGCCTGTGGACACTGGTGGTCTGGACTTCAGTGTCTGTGAGTTTAGAGTTGGTAGTGTGGGTTTTTGTGGTGTGGCTGGTCCTGTGAGCGTGTCTCTGCTGGAGGTGTCTGTATGTTCCCCTGAGAGTAGGTATCACTGTGGACTTCACATCAAAGCAGATGTGGGTGGGATCCTTCCAGTGGTGACTAACTGGGGTGACTGAGAGCGGAACAGCAATTCTTCACCACCTGTTCTCTTCTGTCCCTGTTCCTGTCTGCCTCTGGTCTCCCCCTGGTGGTTGTACATCAGACCCCAAGTACCATGACCCTAAAGACCGGTGAGGGGCGATGGGGGATtaagaaagacacacaaacatttacaaagagaaagctgggaccaggtgggagaCGGACCTCTGACggaggaacagtgacccagagctgGCACAGCGCCTTTATTGTGTaagttttatcatcaaaaggttaCTTGTGGGAAAGCTCCTGGGCTTGAAGCTTGCAGTGCTTGCAAGATGTTGtggttatcttgttatgctcagaattctctatccctggCAGCTGGTGTCTGAGCTCAAGGTCAAGATGCTATTGTTCTGTCCCTTTGCACAAAACTCCTCCAGGC contains the following coding sequences:
- the LOC124970591 gene encoding insulin-induced gene 2 protein-like — translated: MQCVAVFVGINHASAKVDFDNNIQLSLTLAALSIGLWWTFDRSRSGFGLGVGIAFLATVVTQLLVYNGVYQYISPDFLYVCSWLSCIFFFAGGITMGNIGRQLAMYECKVIAEKSHQE